One window of the Clupea harengus chromosome 20, Ch_v2.0.2, whole genome shotgun sequence genome contains the following:
- the si:ch211-114c17.1 gene encoding pre-mRNA-processing factor 39 codes for MTSFVLSSDMAAEGSEDLSGNGEMDNQEGELGDSEAFVAPNPENQASEEADGTMMEAVEATAPYTMPVVEGDEEDEGELPVDFDRLWKVAHDNPQDFTSWTDLLQYCEQEGHMTASRRALNAFLLRYPLCYGYWKKFADMERRAGNNVKAEEVCVQGLKAIPLSVDLWIHYINLLLGTLNMNLPESTQRIRSVLEEALEAAGMDWHSDRLWDLFAEWEKEQGNLKAMTVVYDRALKVPTQLYRGHYDKMKTHINSNPPLDILSEEEYQTLRAEYKQSQAQGEGSNPTEEEEERPPGEEEPADNDDGKDSEEAVQKMQELLLAGREKIFQENEAEVRKRWTFEDAIKRPYFHVKPLDKAQLKGWQSYLDWEMAEAKGEHEGTEGAEVTEGTEGTEEAAAEVEQEAPEAPKAEGGISGHKRVLILFERCLIACALYEEFWTKYAHYMEQSSVEEARTVFRRTCEIHLPYKHSVHLHWATFEERHGNFTVAQNILETLEQTMPGLAVVRLRRAGLERRLGHVDRAETMLTEAVEQSKENPPLHAFYSIKLARLLLKLGKNASRARTVLQEAIELNPDNGKLHLNLLELEVSGDPRTNGTGVQQCVTRALAAPLSPRTKILFSQRGLQFAEDFGATVQSVLTMYDEHQKLLKEIGPKKRGAENGDSDDPEKVSRTDDGSATAAAQTAPPTVPPAPMTAPPPPMMGDMSGSYGSYSSWYQQPQYGGYGGYQNPWNQYNQYYPPS; via the exons ATGACGTCATTTGTTTTATCTTCGGACATGGCGGCAGAAGGTTCTGAGGATCTTAGTGGCAATGGAGAAATGGATAACCAAGAAG GAGAGCTTGGAGACTCCGAAGCCTTCGTGGCACCCAATCCTGAGAACCAGGCTTCTGAAGAAGCCGACGGTACGATGATGGAAGCAGTGGAGGCTACGGCACCGTACACCATGCCCGTAGTGGAGGGCGAcgaggaggatgagggagagctCCCGGTGGACTTCGACAGGCTGTGGAAAGTAGCCCACGACAATCCCCAGGATTTCACTAGTTGGACAGACCTGCTACAATACTGTGAACAAGAG GGTCACATGACGGCTTCCCGTAGGGCTTTGAATGCCTTCCTGTTGCGGTACCCACTGTGTTATGGCTACTGGAAGAAGTTTGCAGACATGGAGAGACGAGCAGGGAATAATGTCAAGGCAGAGGAG gtgtgtgtgcagggcttaAAGGCCATCCCTTTGAGTGTCGACCTTTGGATCCATTATATCAACTTGTTACTGGGGACTCTGAACATGAACTTGCCTGAGTCCACACAGCGCATTCGCAG CGTGTTGGAAGAGGCGCTGGAGGCCGCGGGGATGGACTGGCACTCGGACCGGCTCTGGGACCTGTTCGCTGAGTGGGAGAAGGAGCAGGGCAACCTGAAAGCCATGACTGTGGTCTACGACCGGGCGCTCAAAGTGCCCACACAGCTCTACCGTGGACACTATGACAA GATGAAGACTCACATAAACTCCAATCCACCTCTGGATATTCTGTCTGAAGAGGAATATCAGACTCTGCGGGCAGAATACAAACAGAGCCAAGCTCAGGGAGAAGGGTCCAACCCCaccgaggaggaagaggagagacccCCAGGAGAGGAGGAACCCGCAGACAACGACGATGGCAAAGATTCG GAAGAAGCCGTGCAAAAGATGCAGGAGCTCTTATTGGCCGGCAGAGAGAAGATCTTCCAGGAGAATGAAGCAGAGGTCAGGAAGAGATGGACATTTGAAGATGCT ATCAAAAGACCATACTTTCATGTTAAACCACTGGACAAGGCTCAGCTGAAGGGCTGGCAGAGCTACCTGGACTGGGAGATGGCCGAGGCCAAAGGGGAGCACGAGGGCACCGAGGGGGCAGAGGTGACCGAGGGGACAGAGGGGAccgaggaggcagcagcagaggtGGAGCAAGAGGCCCCAGAGGCCCCAAAGGCTGAGGGAGGCATCTCTGGACACAAGAGGGTGCTGATTCTGTTTGAGCGCTGTCTCATCGCCTGTGCCCTCTACGAGGAGTTCTGGACCAAG TATGCTCACTACATGGAGCAGTCTAGCGTGGAGGAGGCACGCACTGTGTTTCGGAGAACCTGTGAGATCCACTTGCCCTACAAGCACTCCGTCCACCTGCATTGGGCAACCTTTGAAGAGCGGCACG GAAACTTCACTGTAGCCCAGAATATTCTAGAAACTTTGGAGCAAACCATGCCGGGGCTGGCCGTGGTGCGCCTGCGCAGGGCGGGGCTGGAGAGGCGATTGGGCCATGTGGATCGGGCGGAGACGATGCTGACGGAGGCCGTAGAGCAGAGCAAAGAGAATCCTCCGCTGCACGCCTTCTACTCCATCAAGCTGGCCCGTCTGCTCCTCAAGCTGGGCAAGAATGCGTCCAGGGCCCGCACTGTGTTACAGGAAGCCATAGAGCTCAACCCA GACAACGGTAAGCTGCACCTGAACCTGCTTGAGCTGGAGGTGTCGGGAGACCCGCGCACGAACGGAACGGGGGTGCAGCAGTGCGTCACCCGAGCTCTGGCCGCCCCCCTCTCGCCCCGCACCAAAATCCTCTTCTCCCAGCGGGGCCTGCAGTTTGCCGAAGACTTCGGAGCCACCGTTCAAAG CGTCCTGACCATGTACGACGAGCACCAGAAGCTGCTGAAGGAAATAGGCCCGAAAAAAAGGGGAGCGGAAAATGG AGATAGCGATGACCCAGAGAAGGTTAGCCGCACGGATGACGGCTCAGCCACGGCCGCGGCCCAGACTGCCCCCCCCACCGTACCGCCTGCCCCCATGACGGCGCCCCCTCCTCCCATGATGGGGGACATGAGTGGGTCATATGGAAGCTACAGCAGCTGGTATCAG cAACCGCAGTATGGAGGATATGGAGGATACCAGAACCCATGGAATCAGTACAATCAGTATTACCCTCCCAGCTAG
- the ubxn1 gene encoding UBX domain-containing protein 1: MADCTTLESLLEMGFGRNRADKAVAHTGNQGIERAMDWLMEHENDPDIDEPYVPPAGNVVGPVTDQQSVDQPSIDQPSMDQTASDSSELATQEAIDALMQEDDKRSMTEEERKEQVKRLEDLMRVKQEERRERERKEELEREKQRRKTGQELLQIKQRLQDDEMKKLADHRKKEKMEDRAAKQRVRDKIARDREERAQKFGGGSSGTALASPPPEATSPPPADNQGPPPAKKDYDECRIQVRLLDGSALTATFKAKEPLASVRVYVQLNGGSEQDFTLLSPYPRRVYTEMDMEKPLQELGLVPSAVLVVAKK, encoded by the exons ATGGCCGATTGCACTACATTAGAGTCTCTACTGGAGATGGGGTTTGGCAGAAACAGAGC AGATAAGGCTGTGGCACACACGGGGAACCAGGGCATAGAAAGAGCAATGGACTG GTTAATGGAGCACGAAAACGACCCAGACATCGATGAGCCATACGTACCACCGGCAGGGAATGTTGTAGGCCCAGTGACTGATCAGCAGAGCGTGGATCAGCCTAGCATTGATCAGCCTAGCATGGATCAGACAGCATCAGACTCTTCAGAAT taGCTACGCAGGAAGCTATTGACGCATTGATGCAAGAAGATGACAAACGATCtatgacagaggaggagaggaaagagcaggTGAAAAG ACTGGAAGACCTGATGAGGGTGAAGCAggaggagagacgagagagggaaCGGAAGGAGGAGCTGGAGCGAGAGAAGCAACGCAGGAAGACAGGCCAGGAGCTTTTGCAAATTAAACAGAGGCTCCAGGATGACGAAATGAAGAAGCTGGCTGACCACCGGAaaaaggagaagatggaggatcGGGCAGCCAA GCAGCGGGTCCGAGACAAGATCGCTCGTGATCGAGAGGAGAGAGCTCAGAAG TTTGGTGGTGGCTCCTCAGGGACCGCCCTCGCTTCTCCCCCCCCTGAGGCAacctctccacctccagcagACAACCAGGGCCCCCCTCCAGCTAAGAAGGACTACGATGAGTGTAGGATACAG GTGCGCCTGCTGGATGGCTCTGCGCTCACAGCCACGTTTAAGGCCAAGGAGCCACTAGCATCCGTGCGGGTCTACGTGCAATTGAATGGAGGCAGCGAGCAAGACTTCACACTGCTGTCACCCTACCCTCGCCGTGTCTACACCGAGATGGACATGGAGAAGCCGCTCCAGGAGCTAG GTTTGGTGCCTTCTGCCGTCCTTGTTGTTGCCAAGAAGTAA